In a genomic window of Corvus hawaiiensis isolate bCorHaw1 chromosome Z, bCorHaw1.pri.cur, whole genome shotgun sequence:
- the CARTPT gene encoding cocaine- and amphetamine-regulated transcript protein, giving the protein MESCRALALCAVAAALLLSARGHGATPPRRARDLGPPGGGGASREKELIEALQEVLEKLKSKRGPHYEKKFGQVPMCDAGEQCAVRKGARIGKLCDCPRGTSCNSFLLKCL; this is encoded by the exons ATGGAGAGCTGCCGGGCGCTGGCGCTGTGCGCCGTGGCGGCCGCGCTGCTGCTGAGCGCCCGCGGGCACGGAGCGaccccgccgcgccgcgcccgcgACCTGGGACcccccggcggcggcggtgccTCCCGGGAGAAGGAACTG ATCGAGGCTctgcaggaggtgctggagaAGCTCAAGAGCAAGAGGGGACCGCACTACGAGAAGAAGTTTGGGCAGGTTCCCATG TGCGACGCCGGGGAGCAGTGCGCCGTAAGGAAGGGGGCTCGCATCGGGAAGCTCTGCGACTGCCCCCGGGGGACTTCGTGCAATTCCTTCCTCCTCAAGTGCCTGTAA